A window of the Acidovorax sp. YS12 genome harbors these coding sequences:
- a CDS encoding NUDIX domain-containing protein has product MTPARKHTEVAVGILLRGDGAMLLSTRPPGKAYAGYWEFPGGKIEPGENVEQALRRELIEELGVTIGAVQAWKVTEYDYPHALVRLHWCKVQAWEGDFEMREGQQMAWQQFPLDVRPVLPGAYEVLRWLAEERGQVFDPEMLSS; this is encoded by the coding sequence ATGACGCCGGCACGCAAGCACACCGAGGTGGCCGTCGGCATCCTGCTGCGCGGCGACGGCGCCATGCTGCTGTCCACGCGCCCGCCGGGCAAGGCGTATGCGGGCTACTGGGAGTTCCCGGGCGGCAAGATCGAGCCGGGCGAGAACGTGGAGCAGGCGCTGCGCCGCGAGCTCATCGAGGAACTGGGCGTCACCATTGGCGCGGTGCAGGCCTGGAAGGTCACCGAGTACGACTACCCGCATGCCCTGGTGCGCCTGCACTGGTGCAAGGTGCAGGCGTGGGAGGGCGACTTCGAGATGCGCGAGGGCCAGCAGATGGCGTGGCAGCAGTTCCCGCTGGACGTGCGGCCCGTGCTGCCCGGCGCGTACGAGGTGCTGCGCTGGCTGGCCGAGGAACGCGGCCAGGTATTCGATCCTGAAATGCTATCGAGTTGA
- a CDS encoding dephospho-CoA kinase gives MVRLGVTGGIGSGKSTLADMLAQRGAAWIDADRIARGVTAPGGAAIPAIRQTFGDALIGASGALDRARMRALVFAQPAARQQLEAIVHPLVGQQTAAQATAAAAQGVRLAVFDIPLLAESGHWPARLNAVAVVDCTPETQLQRTMARSGLDRATVQGIMASQASRAQRRAVADIVVCNDVPSLQELQAQADRIAAWFGL, from the coding sequence ATGGTGCGGTTGGGCGTGACGGGCGGCATCGGCAGCGGCAAGAGCACGCTGGCTGACATGCTCGCACAACGCGGCGCCGCCTGGATCGACGCCGACCGGATCGCCCGTGGCGTGACGGCCCCTGGCGGTGCTGCCATCCCCGCCATCCGGCAGACCTTCGGCGACGCGCTGATCGGCGCCAGCGGCGCCCTGGATCGTGCGCGCATGCGTGCGCTGGTCTTTGCCCAGCCCGCCGCACGCCAGCAGCTCGAAGCCATCGTCCACCCCCTGGTCGGCCAGCAGACCGCGGCCCAGGCCACCGCTGCCGCCGCGCAGGGCGTGCGCCTGGCGGTGTTCGACATCCCCCTGCTCGCGGAATCTGGCCACTGGCCGGCACGGCTCAACGCCGTGGCCGTGGTCGATTGCACGCCGGAAACCCAGCTCCAGCGCACCATGGCGCGCAGTGGGCTGGACCGTGCCACCGTGCAAGGCATCATGGCCTCGCAGGCATCGCGCGCGCAGCGCCGTGCCGTGGCCGACATCGTGGTCTGCAACGACGTGCCATCGCTGCAGGAACTGCAAGCCCAGGCAGACCGGATCGCCGCATGGTTCGGGCTATGA
- a CDS encoding type II secretion system F family protein has translation MATAASKDIKDFVFEWEGKDRHGKVVRGEVRAVGENQVQATLRRQGVLPTKIKKRRMRAGKKIKPKDIALFTRQMATMMKAGVPLLQAFDIVGRGNANASVTKLLNDIRSDVETGTSLNAAFRKYPMYFNSLYCNLVEAGEAAGILETLLDRLAAYMEKTEAIKAKIKSALMYPISVIIVAFVVVTVIMIFVIPAFKEVFTSFGADLPAPTLFVMGMSEIFVKWWWLIFGVIGGGGYFFMQAWKRSEKMQIAMDRWLLRIPIFGPLINKAAVARWTRTLSTMFAAGVPLVEALDSVGGAAGNAVYAIATDKIQQEVSTGTSLTAAMGNANVFPTMVLQMCAIGEESGSIDHMLGKAADFYEEEVDDMVAGLSSLLEPIIIVFLGGLIGGIVVSMYLPIFKLGQVV, from the coding sequence ATGGCAACCGCCGCATCCAAGGACATCAAGGATTTCGTCTTCGAATGGGAAGGCAAGGACCGCCACGGCAAAGTCGTGCGCGGCGAGGTCCGCGCCGTTGGTGAAAACCAGGTGCAGGCCACCTTGCGGCGCCAAGGGGTTTTGCCCACCAAGATAAAGAAACGGCGCATGCGCGCGGGCAAGAAGATCAAGCCCAAGGACATTGCGCTGTTCACCCGCCAGATGGCCACGATGATGAAGGCGGGCGTGCCTTTGCTGCAGGCTTTCGACATCGTGGGGCGCGGAAATGCCAATGCCAGCGTCACCAAGCTGCTCAACGATATCCGTTCGGATGTGGAAACCGGAACCTCGCTGAACGCAGCCTTCCGCAAATACCCGATGTACTTCAACAGTCTCTACTGCAACCTGGTCGAGGCCGGTGAAGCCGCCGGTATCCTCGAAACGCTGCTCGACCGGCTGGCGGCCTACATGGAAAAGACCGAAGCCATCAAGGCCAAGATCAAATCGGCGCTGATGTACCCGATCTCGGTGATCATCGTGGCGTTCGTCGTGGTCACCGTGATCATGATCTTCGTGATCCCAGCGTTCAAGGAAGTGTTCACCTCATTTGGTGCCGATCTGCCAGCGCCCACGCTTTTCGTGATGGGCATGAGCGAGATTTTCGTGAAGTGGTGGTGGCTGATCTTCGGCGTCATCGGCGGCGGCGGCTATTTCTTCATGCAGGCCTGGAAGCGCAGCGAGAAAATGCAAATTGCCATGGATCGGTGGCTGCTGCGCATTCCCATCTTTGGCCCGCTGATCAACAAGGCCGCCGTGGCGCGCTGGACGCGCACGCTCTCGACGATGTTCGCTGCAGGTGTTCCCCTGGTCGAAGCACTTGACTCCGTCGGCGGTGCCGCTGGCAATGCGGTCTATGCCATAGCCACGGACAAGATCCAGCAGGAAGTCTCCACCGGCACCAGCCTGACTGCAGCCATGGGCAACGCCAACGTCTTCCCCACCATGGTGCTGCAAATGTGCGCCATCGGCGAGGAGTCCGGCTCCATCGACCACATGCTGGGCAAGGCAGCGGATTTCTACGAGGAAGAAGTCGATGACATGGTGGCAGGCCTGTCCAGCCTGCTGGAGCCCATCATCATCGTGTTCCTGGGCGGTCTGATCGGCGGCATCGTGGTATCCATGTACCTGCCCATCTTCAAACTCGGCCAAGTGGTCTGA
- a CDS encoding DNA gyrase inhibitor YacG — protein sequence MDNTPARTVPCPTCGGDSVFSPANRFRPFCSARCRQIDLGAWATEEFRVPSEAPPEDAAYGDPRREDG from the coding sequence ATGGACAACACGCCAGCCCGCACTGTCCCCTGCCCCACCTGCGGCGGCGACAGCGTTTTCAGCCCGGCCAACCGCTTCCGGCCGTTCTGCAGCGCGCGCTGCAGGCAGATCGACCTGGGCGCCTGGGCCACGGAAGAGTTCCGCGTGCCCTCGGAAGCGCCGCCTGAGGACGCCGCCTACGGCGACCCCAGGCGCGAAGACGGCTGA
- the pilB gene encoding type IV-A pilus assembly ATPase PilB codes for MAAVDTAQKDAPAVALPGLGRALMSAGKLTQKAAEDIYKKSQTGKTSFIAELTGSGTVSAADVAYTMATMFGAPLLDLGAFDPARLPKDLLDAKICQAYRVLPLSKRNNRLIVATADPTDQEAAEKIKFTTQMGVDWIVAEYDKLSKLVETASKSVSESMESLTSGGDFEFGDINVEESTESNEAETSDVEDAPVVKFLHKMLIDAFNMRASDLHFEPYEHTYRVRFRVDGELREIASPPIAIKDKLASRIKVISRLDISEKRIPQDGRMKLKVGPDRVIDFRVSTLPTLFGEKIVIRILDPSSARLGIDALGYEPEEKERLLHAIGRPYGMILVTGPTGSGKTVSLYTCLNLLNKPGVNIATAEDPSEINMPGVNQVNVNEKAGLTFAAALKSFLRQDPDIIMVGEIRDLETADIAIKAAQTGHLVLSTLHTNDAPTTLTRMRNMGIAPFNIASSVILITAQRLARRLCAQCKAPADIPHEALIEAGYSDSEIDGSWVTYRPVGCSACNNGYKGRVGIYQVMPISEEMQRIILQDGSALEIAEQAKREGVRSLRASGLHKAKMGLTSLEEVLAVTNE; via the coding sequence ATGGCAGCTGTTGATACCGCACAAAAAGACGCTCCGGCCGTCGCTCTCCCTGGCCTGGGGCGGGCATTGATGTCTGCGGGCAAGTTGACGCAAAAAGCCGCCGAGGACATTTATAAGAAGTCGCAAACCGGCAAAACAAGCTTCATTGCCGAACTCACCGGCTCAGGCACCGTCTCCGCCGCGGACGTTGCCTACACCATGGCCACCATGTTTGGCGCACCATTGCTGGATCTGGGGGCCTTTGACCCAGCGCGCCTGCCCAAAGATCTGCTGGACGCCAAAATCTGCCAGGCCTATCGGGTGCTGCCGCTGAGCAAGCGCAACAACCGCCTGATCGTCGCCACCGCAGACCCTACCGACCAAGAAGCGGCAGAAAAGATCAAGTTCACCACGCAAATGGGCGTGGACTGGATCGTTGCCGAATACGACAAACTCTCAAAGCTCGTAGAAACAGCCTCAAAGAGTGTCAGTGAATCCATGGAGTCGCTGACCAGTGGTGGCGACTTCGAATTCGGCGACATTAACGTCGAAGAGTCCACGGAATCCAACGAGGCAGAAACCTCCGACGTGGAGGACGCCCCGGTCGTCAAGTTCCTGCACAAGATGCTGATCGATGCATTCAACATGCGCGCATCGGATTTGCATTTTGAGCCTTACGAACACACTTATCGCGTGCGCTTTCGCGTGGACGGCGAATTGCGGGAGATCGCTTCGCCCCCCATCGCCATCAAGGACAAACTCGCTTCGCGCATCAAGGTGATCTCGCGCCTGGACATCTCGGAAAAGCGCATCCCCCAAGACGGCCGCATGAAACTCAAGGTCGGCCCGGACCGGGTGATCGATTTCCGCGTCAGCACCCTGCCCACATTGTTCGGGGAAAAGATCGTGATCCGTATCCTGGATCCGAGCAGTGCCAGGCTGGGCATCGATGCGCTGGGCTATGAGCCTGAAGAGAAAGAGCGCTTGCTGCATGCCATTGGACGGCCCTACGGCATGATTCTGGTCACCGGCCCGACGGGCTCGGGCAAAACGGTGTCGCTTTACACCTGCCTGAACCTGCTGAACAAACCCGGGGTGAACATCGCGACGGCAGAAGATCCATCGGAAATCAACATGCCCGGCGTCAACCAGGTCAACGTCAATGAAAAGGCGGGCCTGACCTTTGCAGCGGCACTCAAGTCATTTCTGCGCCAGGATCCAGACATCATCATGGTCGGCGAAATCCGTGACCTTGAAACGGCGGACATCGCGATCAAGGCCGCCCAGACCGGCCACTTGGTGCTGTCGACGCTGCACACAAACGATGCACCCACCACGCTGACCCGCATGCGGAACATGGGCATCGCCCCCTTCAACATTGCCTCCAGCGTGATCCTCATCACTGCGCAGCGCCTTGCCCGCAGGCTGTGCGCCCAATGCAAGGCACCGGCCGATATTCCGCACGAAGCCCTGATCGAGGCCGGATACAGCGACAGCGAAATCGACGGCAGCTGGGTTACCTACCGGCCCGTGGGCTGCTCGGCCTGTAACAACGGCTACAAGGGGCGGGTCGGTATCTACCAGGTCATGCCGATTTCCGAGGAGATGCAGCGCATCATCCTGCAGGACGGCAGTGCGCTCGAAATTGCCGAGCAGGCCAAGCGCGAAGGAGTGCGCTCCCTGCGGGCATCCGGACTGCACAAGGCCAAGATGGGGCTGACCTCGCTTGAAGAAGTGCTGGCTGTCACCAACGAATAA
- a CDS encoding prepilin peptidase — MAFDPWASAALAGVFGLLIGSFLNVVIHRLPKMLEQQWAAEYAHYAAEGAEVPEAKAPAISLSHPRSACPHCGHTIRWYQNIPVLSYLALRGRCAGCSMRISLRYPLVELTTAALFAFCAWRWGITPTGAAWCLFCALIVALAGIDWDTTLLPDDLTLPLLWAGLLASALQWTDVPLFSAVMGAAAGYLSLWSVYWGFKLATGKEGMGYGDFKLFAALGAWFGWQALVPIILMASVIGAIVGIAMKLTSGLREGGYVPFGPFLAGAGLTALVFGPQAVMQHLLGWLGL, encoded by the coding sequence ATGGCGTTCGATCCCTGGGCCAGCGCCGCGTTGGCTGGCGTATTCGGTCTGCTCATCGGCAGTTTTCTGAACGTCGTCATCCACCGGCTGCCCAAAATGCTGGAGCAGCAATGGGCCGCCGAATATGCCCACTATGCGGCCGAAGGCGCCGAAGTGCCCGAGGCGAAAGCGCCCGCCATTAGCCTGTCGCACCCCCGCTCGGCCTGCCCCCATTGTGGCCACACCATCCGGTGGTACCAGAACATCCCCGTCCTCAGCTACCTGGCCTTGCGCGGGCGCTGCGCGGGTTGCAGCATGCGCATCAGCCTGCGCTACCCGTTGGTCGAGCTGACCACGGCGGCACTGTTCGCTTTTTGCGCCTGGCGCTGGGGCATCACGCCCACGGGCGCGGCCTGGTGCCTGTTCTGCGCGCTCATCGTGGCCTTGGCGGGGATCGACTGGGACACGACCTTGCTGCCCGACGATCTCACCCTGCCCCTGCTGTGGGCCGGGCTGCTGGCATCGGCCCTGCAATGGACCGACGTGCCGCTGTTCTCCGCCGTCATGGGCGCGGCGGCCGGTTACCTGTCGCTCTGGTCGGTCTATTGGGGCTTCAAACTGGCAACCGGCAAGGAAGGCATGGGCTACGGCGATTTCAAGCTCTTCGCCGCCCTGGGCGCCTGGTTCGGCTGGCAGGCGCTGGTGCCCATCATCCTGATGGCCTCGGTCATCGGCGCCATCGTCGGCATCGCCATGAAGCTGACCAGCGGGCTGCGCGAGGGCGGCTATGTTCCCTTCGGCCCCTTTCTGGCCGGAGCAGGGCTCACGGCCCTGGTTTTCGGACCGCAAGCCGTGATGCAGCATCTTCTGGGCTGGCTGGGACTGTGA
- the zapD gene encoding cell division protein ZapD produces the protein MILYEYPFNERLRTYLRLEQLFRRLGELVSRTHPLDHHFALVTLFEIMDVAARADLKADVLKDLERQKHLLDSYRGNPSISESALNAIIAQLDRCFTALSNQSGKAGQALTDNEWLMGIRSRLGIPGGTCGFDLPGYHAWQHSDPTYRQRALETWASTMAPLAESIYLLLKMLRDAGVPQRVAAERGQFQQSLPQGRTFQLLRLRIDPSLGLVPEISGNRLLVSVRLMRMDGDGRLQSCQDDAAFELTLCA, from the coding sequence GTGATCCTTTACGAATACCCTTTCAACGAACGGCTGCGAACCTACTTGCGCCTGGAGCAGCTGTTTCGCCGCCTGGGCGAACTGGTCTCCCGCACGCACCCGCTCGACCACCACTTCGCGCTGGTCACCCTGTTCGAGATCATGGACGTGGCGGCGCGCGCCGACCTCAAGGCCGACGTGCTCAAGGACCTGGAGCGCCAGAAGCACCTGCTCGACAGCTACCGGGGCAATCCATCGATCTCCGAATCGGCGCTCAACGCCATCATCGCCCAGCTCGACCGCTGCTTCACCGCCCTGAGCAACCAGAGCGGCAAGGCCGGCCAGGCGCTGACCGACAACGAATGGCTGATGGGCATCCGCAGCCGCCTAGGCATTCCCGGCGGCACCTGCGGCTTCGACCTGCCCGGCTACCACGCCTGGCAGCACAGCGACCCGACCTATCGCCAGCGCGCCCTGGAAACCTGGGCCAGCACCATGGCCCCGCTGGCCGAGTCGATCTACCTGCTGCTGAAAATGCTGCGCGATGCCGGCGTGCCGCAGCGCGTGGCGGCCGAGCGCGGCCAGTTCCAGCAAAGCCTGCCGCAAGGCCGCACCTTCCAGTTGCTGCGCCTGCGCATCGACCCGTCCCTGGGCCTGGTGCCCGAGATCAGCGGCAACCGGCTGCTCGTTTCGGTGCGCCTGATGCGCATGGACGGCGATGGCCGCCTGCAGTCCTGCCAGGATGACGCGGCCTTTGAACTGACGCTGTGCGCCTGA